The Thermoflavifilum sp. genome contains a region encoding:
- a CDS encoding DUF1648 domain-containing protein has translation MKLKLRVFDIILEMAGWLLLLAGWFIPLWEYNRLPQRIPVHFNWSGQADSMGEKWMIWIIPSIATILFSGLTLLNRYPQIFNYPVRITEQNAYRQYTLATRLIRYLKTIVVFIFEFISLQVIKSAEGKSAGIPRWFLPVVLILVFIPLIYDVIRSLSNHGK, from the coding sequence ATGAAATTAAAACTTCGGGTTTTCGACATCATACTCGAAATGGCGGGATGGCTTTTGCTCCTCGCAGGCTGGTTCATCCCCTTGTGGGAATATAATCGGCTGCCACAACGCATACCCGTGCACTTTAATTGGTCGGGACAGGCCGATAGCATGGGTGAAAAATGGATGATCTGGATAATACCATCCATTGCAACTATTCTTTTTTCAGGCTTAACCTTATTGAATCGATATCCTCAAATATTCAATTATCCAGTTCGCATTACCGAGCAAAATGCATACAGGCAATACACACTTGCTACACGATTGATCAGGTATTTGAAAACCATTGTCGTATTTATTTTTGAATTTATTTCCCTTCAGGTTATCAAGTCAGCAGAAGGGAAATCAGCCGGAATACCACGTTGGTTCTTGCCTGTGGTTTTAATATTGGTGTTTATACCCCTGATTTATGATGTCATACGTTCCCTGAGCAACCATGGTAAATAA
- a CDS encoding CPBP family intramembrane glutamic endopeptidase, which translates to MSNKFQYTGYGMQVFILIALTIAGFVFYFLLSMILLLGHGGLQMLDAQQMLNDPAMLGLLKMLQSLSSIMIFLLPALTFAWMADTEPLRWIGLRHAFGMKQLIVVIGLMVASLPFIGLTGQWNEQIHLGGRLHELETWIRNTEALAEKQTRLLLTTHGITDYLVNLLMIAILPGICEEAFFRGALQRLLIGWTGRTTPGVVLTALIFSFLHFQFLGFLPRFILGMMLGYVYTYSGSLWLAMIGHFVNNGVDVTLMYFYQLGWISTDPMGNSHVDLWSGLLSAAIVIALLLGLKRLSAQNMASREVQ; encoded by the coding sequence ATGAGCAATAAATTTCAATACACGGGTTATGGCATGCAGGTATTCATCCTCATTGCGTTGACGATTGCAGGATTCGTGTTCTATTTTTTATTGAGCATGATATTGCTGCTCGGGCATGGCGGGTTGCAGATGTTAGATGCCCAACAGATGTTAAATGATCCGGCCATGCTGGGTTTACTCAAGATGCTGCAATCTCTTTCGAGTATTATGATATTTTTATTACCTGCGTTGACTTTTGCATGGATGGCGGATACGGAGCCCTTGCGCTGGATAGGCTTGCGTCATGCTTTTGGTATGAAGCAGCTGATTGTAGTGATTGGCTTGATGGTGGCGAGTCTGCCCTTTATTGGGTTAACCGGACAATGGAATGAACAGATTCACCTGGGTGGCCGTTTACACGAACTGGAAACCTGGATCCGAAACACGGAAGCACTGGCCGAAAAGCAAACCCGTCTTTTGCTTACCACGCATGGTATAACGGATTATCTGGTAAACCTCCTGATGATAGCGATATTGCCGGGTATTTGTGAAGAAGCCTTTTTTCGGGGAGCCTTACAGCGCCTGCTGATTGGATGGACAGGCCGCACCACCCCGGGTGTTGTGCTGACTGCTCTTATCTTCAGCTTCTTACATTTTCAGTTTTTAGGTTTTCTGCCTCGCTTTATCCTGGGTATGATGCTGGGCTATGTATATACCTACAGTGGTAGCCTCTGGCTGGCCATGATAGGTCATTTTGTAAATAATGGCGTGGATGTTACGCTTATGTATTTTTATCAACTGGGCTGGATAAGCACCGATCCCATGGGTAACAGCCATGTTGATCTCTGGTCGGGATTGTTGAGTGCTGCCATCGTCATCGCTTTGTTGTTGGGATTAAAACGCTTATCTGCTCAAAACATGGCAAGCAGAGAAGTTCAATGA
- a CDS encoding pyruvate dehydrogenase complex dihydrolipoamide acetyltransferase, with product MAEAIRMPLLSDTMKEGVIAAWHKKVGDQVKADDVIAEVETDKATMEVIPYVEGTLLYIGPKEGESAKVNDIIAIVGKPGEDYQALLAQQTGDKASPAQQQQATASAESSAPRADLQQLLQQVNVVRMPLLSDTMKEGKIVAWHKKVGDQVKADDVIAEVETDKATMEVTPYVEGTLLYIGPKEGESAKVNDIIAIIGKKGTDIQPILEAERQQATAGEKQATPAPAAQSASPVARAATPAPVSAVTQATSVTPGGRIKASPLARRLAAEKGIDLSLIKGSGDDGRIIKRDIDQYLASPAARAAAAAPAFVPAGEESYQDTPVSQMRRVIAQRLSESKFTAPHFYLTIAVDMRRMVDARKALNEIAEVKVSFNDILIKAVAMALRKHPEVNSSWMGDFIRTYRHIHIGSAVAIDDGLIVPVIRFADQKSIAQIAAETKVLYEKARNRKLQPQDFTGNTFTISNLGMLGIEEFTAIINPPDSCILAVGAIQDTPIVENGQVVIAPVMKLTMSCDHRVVDGAVGARFLQTLKQMLENPLAMLL from the coding sequence ATGGCAGAAGCAATACGGATGCCCCTGTTGAGCGATACGATGAAAGAAGGCGTAATCGCTGCCTGGCATAAAAAAGTTGGTGATCAGGTAAAAGCTGATGATGTGATTGCTGAGGTGGAAACAGATAAAGCCACCATGGAAGTGATTCCCTATGTAGAAGGTACTTTGTTATATATCGGTCCGAAAGAAGGTGAATCGGCGAAGGTGAACGACATTATTGCTATTGTAGGTAAGCCAGGAGAGGATTATCAGGCCTTGCTGGCGCAGCAAACCGGGGACAAGGCTTCGCCTGCCCAACAGCAACAGGCTACAGCATCTGCTGAATCATCGGCTCCGCGAGCCGATCTTCAGCAGCTCTTGCAGCAGGTGAACGTAGTACGCATGCCTTTGCTGAGTGATACCATGAAAGAAGGTAAGATTGTTGCCTGGCATAAAAAAGTTGGTGATCAGGTAAAAGCTGATGATGTGATTGCTGAAGTGGAGACCGATAAAGCCACCATGGAAGTTACGCCTTATGTAGAAGGGACGTTGTTGTACATAGGTCCGAAAGAAGGCGAATCGGCGAAGGTGAACGATATCATTGCCATTATCGGGAAAAAAGGCACCGATATTCAGCCGATTCTGGAAGCCGAGCGGCAACAGGCAACTGCCGGAGAAAAACAAGCTACTCCTGCTCCGGCCGCTCAGTCGGCCTCTCCTGTTGCTCGGGCCGCAACTCCAGCTCCCGTTTCCGCTGTTACTCAAGCTACATCTGTAACGCCGGGGGGACGCATCAAGGCTTCGCCCCTGGCACGCCGGCTGGCCGCCGAAAAAGGCATCGACCTATCGTTGATCAAGGGGAGTGGCGATGACGGACGCATCATCAAGCGAGATATCGACCAGTATCTGGCATCTCCGGCAGCACGGGCAGCGGCTGCAGCTCCTGCTTTTGTGCCGGCCGGAGAAGAAAGCTATCAGGATACGCCGGTGAGCCAGATGCGCAGGGTGATTGCCCAACGCCTCAGCGAAAGCAAGTTCACCGCCCCACATTTTTATCTGACGATTGCTGTGGATATGCGACGCATGGTCGATGCCCGCAAGGCACTGAACGAGATTGCCGAAGTAAAAGTGTCGTTTAACGATATCCTGATCAAGGCGGTGGCGATGGCCCTGCGCAAGCATCCCGAGGTAAACAGCAGCTGGATGGGCGATTTCATACGTACTTATCGCCATATCCATATCGGCTCGGCCGTGGCTATTGATGATGGTTTGATCGTACCGGTGATTCGCTTTGCCGATCAAAAATCTATTGCACAAATCGCGGCGGAAACCAAAGTGTTGTACGAAAAAGCCCGCAACCGCAAATTGCAGCCTCAGGATTTCACCGGCAACACCTTTACCATATCCAACCTGGGCATGCTGGGCATCGAAGAGTTTACGGCCATCATCAATCCGCCCGACAGCTGTATCCTGGCCGTGGGCGCCATTCAAGATACGCCCATAGTGGAAAACGGACAGGTGGTGATTGCTCCGGTGATGAAACTCACCATGAGCTGCGATCACCGTGTGGTGGATGGCGCCGTGGGCGCGCGTTTCCTGCAGACGCTGAAGCAGATGCTGGAAAATCCACTGGCCATGCTGCTTTGA
- a CDS encoding gluconate:H+ symporter, translated as MPLLITFTGIVLLILLIAWIKADTFLSFLLVSVCVGWWSGMDVDAIVHAIESGIGSTLGSLVIILGLGAMLGRLVADSGAARQITDQLMRWFGLPHIRWGLALAGLIIGIPLFYTAGFVVVVPFIFSIAYTTRLPLLYVAIPMLSALSVAHGFLPPHPSPTAIAVELHASIGKTLLYGIIVAIPVITLAGPLFAGLLKRYHPVVNEQTFAWSSSTIPNPPGVIASFIIALMPLILLSLFTISTLFLPVSHPWMRALHFIGNPDIAMFISVVVAIIALGLNRGLSMKSVTHILQDAFQQVSVVMFVIAGAGAFMQVLHDGGLNDYLASIFMQWHIHPLLMGWLVAAMIRICIGSATVAGLTAVGILLPFLHQSHVSPELMVLSIGAGSLMFSHVNDGGFWLFKEYFHLSMKQTFLTWSIMETIVSIGGLAGVWILHLLHV; from the coding sequence ATGCCCTTATTGATTACATTCACTGGAATCGTTTTACTCATTCTGCTGATTGCGTGGATAAAAGCCGATACTTTTTTGTCGTTTTTGCTGGTGAGCGTATGTGTGGGATGGTGGAGTGGTATGGACGTTGATGCGATTGTACATGCTATCGAGTCGGGTATCGGCAGCACACTGGGGTCGCTGGTCATCATTCTTGGATTGGGTGCCATGCTGGGTAGACTTGTAGCCGATAGTGGTGCTGCCAGGCAAATTACCGATCAGTTGATGAGATGGTTTGGGTTGCCTCATATTCGCTGGGGTTTGGCACTGGCAGGACTGATCATTGGTATTCCTTTGTTTTATACGGCTGGTTTTGTGGTGGTTGTGCCTTTTATATTTTCTATTGCATATACTACACGATTGCCTTTGTTATACGTGGCTATACCCATGCTCTCTGCTTTATCAGTTGCACATGGTTTTTTGCCACCACATCCTTCGCCTACGGCAATAGCGGTTGAATTACATGCAAGCATTGGTAAAACATTATTGTACGGAATAATCGTTGCCATACCGGTCATAACCCTTGCCGGTCCTTTATTTGCAGGGCTATTGAAAAGATATCATCCAGTCGTTAACGAGCAAACGTTCGCATGGTCGTCTTCCACTATTCCTAATCCGCCGGGTGTTATAGCCAGTTTTATCATTGCACTGATGCCATTGATATTGCTCAGCTTGTTTACTATCAGTACCTTATTTTTACCGGTATCGCATCCATGGATGCGGGCGCTACATTTCATCGGAAATCCCGATATCGCCATGTTCATATCCGTAGTTGTAGCCATTATAGCACTTGGATTGAACAGAGGTTTATCCATGAAATCGGTTACCCATATTCTGCAGGATGCTTTTCAACAGGTTTCTGTCGTGATGTTTGTGATTGCAGGTGCAGGAGCTTTCATGCAGGTATTGCACGACGGTGGATTGAATGATTATCTTGCATCTATCTTCATGCAATGGCATATTCATCCCCTGTTGATGGGCTGGCTGGTGGCTGCAATGATCAGGATATGCATAGGTTCGGCAACCGTAGCCGGCTTAACAGCAGTGGGTATCCTGCTGCCCTTTTTGCATCAATCGCATGTTTCACCGGAATTAATGGTCTTATCTATCGGCGCAGGGAGTTTGATGTTTTCTCATGTAAATGATGGCGGTTTCTGGTTGTTCAAAGAATATTTTCATCTGTCTATGAAACAAACTTTTCTCACCTGGAGTATCATGGAAACGATTGTATCTATTGGAGGCCTGGCGGGCGTGTGGATACTTCATTTGCTGCATGTTTAA
- a CDS encoding YjjG family noncanonical pyrimidine nucleotidase — protein MKYRHLFFDLDHTLWDFARNAELTLEQLYENYSLEEKTGADFNSFYQSYQQHNLRLWEAYRNHQISREELQWKRMWLALQEIHYPDETLAARLGEDFLKALPHQSQLMPGARDILDYLMDKHYHLHILTNGFPEIQGLKLQRAGIAHYFEHVITSAEAGCLKPELSFFRYALTRIQANAEESLMIGDDVEADIVGAQQAGIDQVYFNPDQHQCTVSATYIIHHLEDLKRIL, from the coding sequence ATGAAGTACCGGCATTTATTTTTTGACCTGGATCATACCCTGTGGGACTTTGCTCGAAATGCTGAACTTACCCTGGAACAGTTATATGAAAACTATTCGCTCGAAGAAAAAACCGGAGCAGATTTTAACAGCTTCTACCAGAGCTATCAACAGCATAACCTGCGGCTCTGGGAGGCCTATCGCAATCACCAGATCAGCAGAGAAGAATTGCAGTGGAAACGCATGTGGCTTGCACTTCAGGAAATTCATTATCCCGATGAAACACTGGCTGCTCGCCTGGGTGAAGATTTCTTAAAAGCATTACCTCATCAATCACAACTGATGCCAGGGGCAAGGGATATTCTGGATTATTTGATGGATAAGCATTATCATCTACATATTCTCACGAATGGTTTCCCGGAAATTCAGGGATTAAAATTACAACGTGCCGGAATTGCGCATTATTTTGAACATGTGATTACCTCTGCAGAGGCGGGTTGTTTGAAGCCGGAATTATCATTTTTTCGATATGCGCTCACGCGCATACAGGCTAATGCTGAAGAAAGCCTGATGATAGGAGATGATGTGGAAGCAGATATTGTGGGTGCACAACAAGCCGGTATAGATCAAGTATATTTCAATCCCGATCAACATCAATGCACAGTATCAGCTACTTACATCATACATCATCTGGAAGATTTAAAACGGATTCTTTAA
- a CDS encoding nucleoside hydrolase produces the protein MWMLNLSRFISLSSVALFCCLLNISCSRTPVTQPVPVIWDTDIGPDFDDAGALAMLHHLADSGRIHLLATMASNRYPHTVAVLQILNSWYGRPQLPIGEADSADAPIVPDGCGWTDSLMHEYGDVIAQASAPRPAVKLYRRLLAAAPDTSVVIISTGFFSNLAALLRSPADRYAQENGVELVRRKVKYLISMAGAFPRGREFNVYNDPLSAAYVADHWPTPIFFSGYEIGDSIFTGLPFTWHTQKRFPLQLIFQTGLHCWHEDSTGHPSWDETAVLAAIDTAHRLFDLHPGHIQIRADGFNSWENNPEGHQYYLMLKTPRPVLARIIDGYLLER, from the coding sequence ATGTGGATGCTCAACCTTTCTCGTTTCATATCGCTGAGTTCAGTTGCATTGTTCTGCTGCCTGTTGAACATATCCTGCAGCAGAACGCCGGTAACGCAACCTGTGCCTGTGATCTGGGATACCGATATCGGACCCGATTTCGACGATGCAGGCGCTTTAGCCATGCTACACCACCTGGCCGATAGCGGGCGCATCCATTTGCTGGCCACCATGGCTTCCAATCGATATCCACATACTGTAGCGGTTTTGCAGATCCTGAACAGCTGGTATGGCCGTCCACAGCTACCCATTGGCGAGGCCGACAGTGCCGATGCGCCAATAGTGCCCGATGGCTGTGGATGGACCGATAGCCTGATGCATGAGTATGGTGATGTAATCGCTCAAGCTTCCGCACCCCGTCCGGCTGTGAAGCTTTATCGAAGATTACTGGCCGCCGCTCCCGATACCAGCGTGGTGATTATCAGTACCGGGTTTTTCAGCAATCTGGCCGCCTTATTGCGTTCCCCCGCCGATAGGTATGCCCAGGAAAATGGAGTCGAGCTGGTACGTCGAAAAGTGAAATACCTGATCAGCATGGCGGGCGCATTTCCCCGGGGCAGAGAATTTAATGTGTACAACGATCCGCTATCGGCCGCTTATGTAGCCGACCACTGGCCCACACCCATCTTTTTCAGTGGATATGAAATCGGCGATTCTATTTTCACGGGCTTACCTTTCACTTGGCACACTCAAAAACGTTTTCCGCTGCAGCTCATTTTTCAAACCGGGCTGCACTGCTGGCATGAAGATTCTACGGGTCATCCCAGCTGGGACGAAACAGCCGTACTGGCTGCCATTGATACCGCACACAGGCTGTTTGACCTCCATCCGGGGCATATCCAGATTCGTGCAGACGGCTTCAATTCCTGGGAAAATAATCCTGAAGGACATCAATATTATCTGATGCTCAAAACACCTCGCCCTGTACTGGCTCGGATCATCGATGGTTATTTGCTGGAAAGATAA
- a CDS encoding DUF2007 domain-containing protein: METDWVKIYTTRQSYEAALIQGMLKEYGIESVMMNRQDSEFLVGEIHLYVHRSDAEEAIRLIEQTREE, encoded by the coding sequence ATGGAAACAGATTGGGTAAAAATTTACACAACAAGACAATCGTACGAAGCCGCACTCATCCAGGGCATGCTTAAAGAATACGGTATTGAAAGCGTCATGATGAATCGTCAGGATTCCGAATTTCTTGTGGGTGAAATTCATCTTTATGTACATCGCTCAGATGCGGAAGAGGCGATAAGATTAATCGAACAAACACGAGAAGAATAA
- the dnaX gene encoding DNA polymerase III subunit gamma/tau produces the protein MEHFLVSARKYRPQDFASVVGQTHITTTLKNAILQKQLAHAFLFCGPRGVGKTTCARILAKTINCENLRPDGEACNQCASCIAFNQGTSFHIHELDAASNNSVEDIRALVDQVRFPPQGARYKTYIIDEVHMLSTAAFNAFLKTLEEPPSYAIFILATTEKHKILPTILSRCQVFDFRRITLHDIVHHLQDICAREQVEAEEEALHLIAQKSEGCMRDALGIFDTLVSFTGGKITYTQALAHLNMLDVEYYFRILEAIQQQDIAQTLLYLDEILQKGFEGEHVLEGMAEFLRDLMVCRDEKLTALLDIAQNFRKRYAEMARRCSLSWLVSALALLQDAGTQYRNSRNKRLTLEIAFIKLCYLQQAVQLVGDVATGEVVKKKLTHEQETTRVRAPFQAVPRPASIPVSTASPRENKPSSGLTPITRKPLPATELRMTAADKLPTLDHLKKDQQASQQAAEAVSRPLTLEQVQKCWAHYIQLLQQRGQQALAVQLEQSRINIIPPEEIQVTTSNIIQFRFLEEERMHIADFLKQALSRPGLVMKILLEETETPDQSPPVYTPQQQFEQLKARYPLIARLQQVLDLELDY, from the coding sequence ATGGAGCATTTTCTGGTTTCTGCGCGGAAATATCGTCCACAGGATTTTGCGTCTGTGGTTGGGCAGACCCATATTACCACCACGCTGAAAAATGCCATTCTTCAAAAGCAGCTCGCCCATGCTTTTTTATTCTGTGGGCCGCGCGGCGTGGGTAAAACTACCTGTGCACGCATCCTCGCTAAAACCATCAATTGCGAAAACCTCAGACCCGATGGTGAAGCCTGCAACCAGTGCGCATCCTGTATAGCCTTTAATCAGGGAACCTCATTTCATATTCATGAATTAGATGCCGCTTCTAACAATTCTGTGGAAGATATACGGGCACTGGTTGATCAGGTGCGGTTTCCGCCGCAGGGTGCCCGATATAAAACTTATATCATCGATGAGGTGCATATGCTCAGCACTGCAGCCTTTAATGCATTTTTAAAAACCCTTGAAGAACCCCCCTCTTATGCCATATTTATTTTAGCCACGACCGAAAAGCATAAAATTCTGCCCACCATTCTGAGCCGCTGCCAGGTATTCGATTTCAGGCGTATTACCCTTCACGATATCGTGCATCATTTACAGGATATCTGTGCAAGGGAACAGGTAGAAGCCGAAGAAGAAGCTCTGCATCTGATTGCCCAGAAGAGTGAAGGTTGCATGCGCGATGCCCTTGGCATTTTCGATACGCTGGTAAGTTTTACAGGAGGCAAAATCACTTACACGCAGGCCCTGGCCCATCTGAACATGCTGGATGTGGAATATTATTTCCGTATCCTGGAAGCCATTCAACAGCAAGACATAGCACAAACTTTATTGTATCTCGATGAAATCCTTCAGAAGGGATTTGAAGGCGAGCATGTACTGGAAGGCATGGCTGAATTTTTACGCGACCTCATGGTATGCCGGGATGAAAAGCTGACGGCCCTGCTGGATATCGCCCAGAACTTCAGAAAACGATATGCCGAAATGGCCCGGCGTTGCAGCCTTTCCTGGCTGGTGAGTGCCCTGGCTTTACTACAGGATGCCGGCACGCAATACCGCAATTCCCGCAATAAACGACTCACGCTCGAGATTGCGTTCATCAAGCTCTGTTACCTGCAACAGGCCGTGCAGCTGGTAGGTGATGTAGCCACCGGCGAAGTGGTAAAAAAAAAGCTGACGCATGAACAGGAAACTACCCGTGTGCGAGCGCCTTTCCAGGCTGTTCCTCGACCTGCTTCTATTCCGGTATCGACGGCATCTCCCCGGGAAAATAAGCCTTCTTCCGGTCTTACGCCTATCACCCGGAAGCCGCTGCCGGCGACGGAACTTCGCATGACGGCTGCTGATAAACTCCCCACACTTGATCATCTCAAAAAAGATCAGCAGGCATCGCAGCAAGCGGCCGAAGCCGTATCCAGGCCCTTAACCCTGGAGCAGGTGCAAAAGTGCTGGGCGCATTATATTCAACTGTTACAGCAAAGAGGTCAGCAGGCACTGGCCGTGCAACTCGAACAGTCGCGGATCAACATCATTCCACCGGAAGAAATTCAGGTAACTACCTCGAATATTATTCAATTTCGTTTTCTGGAAGAGGAAAGGATGCATATTGCCGACTTTTTGAAACAAGCGCTCTCGCGTCCGGGATTGGTGATGAAAATCCTCCTTGAAGAAACGGAAACACCCGATCAGAGCCCGCCTGTTTACACACCCCAGCAACAATTTGAACAATTGAAAGCGCGCTATCCCCTCATTGCCCGCCTGCAGCAGGTGCTGGATCTGGAGCTGGATTATTGA
- a CDS encoding phosphatidylserine decarboxylase family protein, translating into MHIHREGYRIIAVSAIVLLILDWLIYHFLHQHFPSVWGLWLIVSIVLFIFIIAFFRVPHRRKVMDERAIFSAADGHVVAIEELEETEYFQDKRVQISVFMSPLNVHVNYYPVSGEVTYSAYHPGKYLVAWHPKSSTLNERHSLVIRSHYGEVMVKQIAGVMARRIVNYAQKGMQVQQGDELGFIKFGSRVDILLPPQVQIHVRLQQPVKAGITRLASWL; encoded by the coding sequence ATGCATATTCATCGAGAAGGATATCGAATCATTGCTGTTTCGGCCATCGTTTTACTGATTTTAGACTGGCTTATCTATCATTTCCTCCATCAACATTTCCCTTCTGTTTGGGGGCTCTGGCTGATAGTTTCCATTGTATTGTTCATTTTCATCATCGCTTTTTTTCGTGTACCTCATCGGCGTAAGGTTATGGATGAACGTGCAATCTTTTCAGCCGCAGACGGCCATGTGGTGGCCATTGAAGAATTGGAAGAAACGGAATACTTTCAGGATAAGCGTGTGCAGATTTCTGTTTTCATGAGTCCATTAAATGTACATGTCAATTATTATCCCGTTTCGGGTGAAGTTACATATTCAGCTTACCATCCCGGGAAATATCTGGTAGCCTGGCATCCCAAATCCTCCACACTCAACGAACGTCATTCCCTGGTGATTCGTTCCCACTACGGTGAAGTGATGGTGAAACAAATTGCCGGAGTCATGGCTCGTCGAATTGTAAACTATGCACAAAAAGGCATGCAGGTACAACAGGGCGATGAACTGGGATTCATTAAATTCGGTTCCAGAGTAGACATCTTGCTTCCGCCACAGGTACAGATTCATGTAAGGCTTCAACAACCGGTAAAAGCCGGTATTACGCGACTGGCAAGCTGGTTATGA
- a CDS encoding phosphatidate cytidylyltransferase — protein sequence MSTFSRTFITRSLTAVVFVAIMLMGFLLNRYSFLILFILIAAGCMVEYQQLMHLVMVRFSKSKEVEKPNPVQRIAMWLGVSGILLMGVGGALPAHSLRIDVIGFDVLMISFVLIPLSELFIGSFRWVSVLFSLIGCLYVGLAPAFMIYFRWQEVNKDVQWIPVIIIGCVWVNDTMAYLTGSLLGKHKLWPAVSPGKTWEGTLGGLLCTVALSFAASWMWPLFNRWHWMSIALLVGISGTLGDLLESGWKRMAGVKDSGRLMPGHGGMLDRFDSLLVATPIVWLYVHVWMFR from the coding sequence ATGAGTACTTTTTCCCGAACCTTCATCACGCGCAGCCTTACAGCAGTGGTTTTTGTGGCCATCATGCTCATGGGTTTCTTATTGAATCGGTATAGTTTTCTGATATTATTTATCTTGATTGCGGCAGGATGTATGGTGGAATACCAGCAGCTGATGCATTTGGTGATGGTTCGTTTTTCAAAAAGCAAAGAGGTAGAGAAACCGAATCCAGTGCAACGGATAGCTATGTGGCTTGGTGTATCAGGCATTTTATTGATGGGTGTGGGTGGAGCATTGCCTGCGCATTCGCTTCGAATCGATGTTATAGGCTTTGACGTTCTGATGATAAGCTTTGTGTTGATTCCTTTATCTGAGTTGTTTATCGGAAGTTTTCGATGGGTTTCTGTCCTGTTTTCCTTGATAGGCTGTCTGTATGTAGGCCTGGCGCCTGCTTTCATGATTTATTTCAGATGGCAAGAGGTCAACAAAGATGTACAATGGATTCCAGTCATTATTATAGGTTGTGTATGGGTTAATGATACGATGGCCTATCTTACAGGCTCCCTGTTAGGGAAGCATAAGCTCTGGCCTGCTGTTTCACCGGGAAAAACCTGGGAAGGCACGCTTGGCGGCCTATTGTGTACGGTGGCGCTGTCGTTTGCGGCTTCATGGATGTGGCCATTATTCAACCGATGGCACTGGATGAGCATCGCTTTGCTGGTTGGCATATCGGGTACACTTGGCGATTTGCTGGAATCGGGATGGAAGAGAATGGCTGGCGTAAAGGATTCCGGTCGATTGATGCCTGGCCATGGCGGCATGCTCGATCGATTTGATTCTTTACTGGTAGCCACGCCAATCGTATGGTTATATGTTCACGTCTGGATGTTTCGATAG